A region from the Caldicellulosiruptor naganoensis genome encodes:
- a CDS encoding iron-containing alcohol dehydrogenase encodes MWETKINPFKVFELRCKNTTYFGIGAINKIGDILEDLKKRGINKVILITGKSSYKISGAWDVVRPALEEKKVDFCIYDKVGPNPTVDMIEEAVEMAKSFGAQAVIGIGGGSPIDTAKSVAVLLEYKDRNARELYEQKFAPEKAVPIIAINLTHGTGTEVDRFAVATIPEKNYKPAIAYDCIYPLYSIDDPQLMTKLDKTQTVAVTVDALNHITEASTTLVASPYSILTAQETVRLIAKYLPVAINEPQNLIARYYLLYASALAGISFDNGLLHLTHALEHPLSAVKPELPHGLGLGALLPAIIKTIYPYQAEVLASVYEPIVPNLKGVPSEAEFAAKKVEEWLFTMGCDKKLSDFGFSQSDVDNLVDLALETPSLGLLLSMSPVKATKEVIKKIYEESLYPMK; translated from the coding sequence ATGTGGGAAACGAAAATAAATCCTTTCAAGGTATTTGAACTTAGGTGTAAAAACACAACATATTTCGGAATTGGTGCTATTAATAAAATAGGCGACATCTTGGAGGATTTGAAGAAGAGGGGAATAAATAAAGTTATACTTATAACTGGCAAAAGCTCGTACAAAATAAGTGGAGCCTGGGATGTTGTAAGGCCTGCACTGGAAGAAAAGAAAGTTGACTTTTGTATTTATGACAAGGTTGGGCCAAACCCCACTGTTGATATGATCGAAGAAGCGGTTGAAATGGCTAAGAGTTTTGGTGCACAAGCAGTTATTGGTATCGGTGGAGGAAGTCCAATTGATACCGCAAAAAGCGTTGCTGTACTTCTTGAATACAAAGACAGGAATGCAAGAGAACTTTACGAGCAAAAGTTTGCTCCTGAAAAAGCTGTTCCAATAATAGCTATAAACTTGACACATGGTACAGGTACAGAAGTTGATAGATTTGCTGTTGCAACAATACCTGAGAAAAATTACAAGCCTGCAATTGCATATGATTGTATCTATCCATTGTACTCAATAGATGATCCTCAGCTTATGACAAAACTTGATAAAACGCAAACTGTTGCAGTTACAGTAGATGCGCTCAATCACATTACAGAAGCCTCAACAACATTGGTAGCATCCCCATACAGTATTTTAACCGCACAGGAGACAGTAAGGCTTATAGCAAAATATCTACCTGTTGCAATAAATGAGCCACAAAACCTTATTGCAAGGTATTACCTTTTGTATGCATCAGCATTAGCAGGTATCTCGTTTGATAACGGACTTTTACATCTTACACATGCTCTTGAACACCCGCTAAGTGCTGTAAAGCCTGAACTTCCACATGGTTTGGGACTTGGAGCACTTCTTCCTGCTATAATCAAGACAATTTATCCATATCAGGCTGAAGTTTTGGCATCTGTTTATGAACCAATTGTTCCTAACTTAAAAGGAGTGCCTTCAGAGGCAGAATTTGCAGCTAAGAAAGTGGAAGAGTGGTTGTTTACAATGGGGTGCGATAAGAAACTTTCTGACTTTGGATTTAGCCAGAGCGACGTTGATAATCTTGTGGACTTGGCACTTGAGACACCGTCTTTAGGGTTACTCCTTTCAATGTCTCCAGTTAAAGCAACCAAAGAAGTAATTAAAAAGATTTACGAAGAATCATTGTACCCAATGAAGTGA
- a CDS encoding DUF4846 domain-containing protein, producing MPMLRKLIYLATAAIFIFSLMVGCTTEQSHLKKAEIAKKPRLEEKGSITFPTNKSEQSYKESLINSHGKTISERIKVPEGYERVEVPRGSFAEYLRNLPLKPHGTKVKYYNGEEKPNDVYVAVIDMDVGTRDLQQCADAVIRLYSEYLYKNRQYDKIHFNFTNGFRADFRKWMQGYRIKVEGNKAYWIKKTEYCDDYACFRKYLDMVFAYAGTLSLSQEMKRVPLSDLQIGDVFLKGSDPGHCVIVVDMAQNPKTGEKIFLLAQSYMPAQDIHILKNPANEDGNPWYSINFGDVLVTPEWQFTKDQVYRFGD from the coding sequence ATGCCGATGTTAAGAAAGCTGATATATTTAGCAACAGCAGCTATTTTTATTTTTTCTTTAATGGTTGGTTGTACAACTGAACAATCTCACTTGAAAAAAGCTGAAATTGCCAAAAAGCCAAGATTAGAAGAAAAGGGTAGTATTACTTTTCCAACCAATAAATCAGAACAAAGTTACAAAGAAAGTCTGATAAATAGCCATGGCAAAACAATAAGTGAAAGAATAAAGGTACCAGAAGGATATGAAAGAGTTGAAGTTCCAAGAGGGTCTTTTGCTGAATACTTGAGGAATCTGCCACTCAAGCCCCATGGCACAAAGGTAAAGTACTATAATGGTGAAGAAAAACCAAACGACGTATACGTTGCAGTAATTGACATGGATGTTGGCACAAGAGATTTGCAACAGTGTGCTGATGCTGTCATAAGGCTCTATTCAGAGTATCTTTATAAGAACAGGCAATATGACAAAATTCATTTTAACTTCACAAATGGCTTTAGAGCTGATTTTAGAAAGTGGATGCAAGGCTACAGAATCAAAGTTGAAGGAAATAAAGCTTATTGGATAAAGAAGACTGAATACTGTGATGATTATGCGTGCTTTAGAAAGTATCTTGACATGGTATTTGCATATGCTGGAACACTATCACTTTCTCAAGAAATGAAAAGAGTGCCATTGAGTGATTTGCAAATTGGAGATGTATTTTTAAAAGGAAGCGACCCTGGACATTGCGTTATTGTAGTTGATATGGCTCAAAATCCAAAAACAGGTGAAAAGATATTCCTGCTTGCACAAAGCTATATGCCAGCCCAAGACATTCACATCTTAAAAAACCCAGCAAACGAAGATGGCAATCCATGGTATTCAATAAACTTTGGTGATGTTTTAGTAACACCAGAATGGCAGTTTACAAAAGATCAGGTTTATAGGTTTGGGGATTAG
- a CDS encoding nucleotidyltransferase domain-containing protein, producing the protein MIDLELVKSIIIQNLKNLGINVQDVYIFGSRSRSDFSEESDYDIFTVIDDYNGYNKKQLWWTLYKSLHEEFPCIAFDILIRTVKEFEIEKQVVNTLSHEVFIEGKKI; encoded by the coding sequence ATGATTGACTTGGAATTAGTAAAAAGCATAATTATACAAAACCTTAAAAATCTTGGCATAAATGTGCAAGATGTATATATTTTTGGTTCAAGATCAAGAAGCGATTTTTCAGAAGAGAGTGATTATGACATTTTTACAGTTATTGACGACTATAACGGGTATAACAAGAAACAATTATGGTGGACACTTTATAAAAGTCTTCATGAAGAGTTTCCGTGTATTGCTTTTGATATTTTAATTAGGACTGTAAAAGAATTTGAAATTGAGAAACAAGTGGTTAACACGCTCAGCCATGAAGTATTTATTGAGGGGAAAAAAATATGA
- a CDS encoding HEPN domain-containing protein translates to MNDIVNNWIKKALEDLKVAEHELSLEENQMVTSAICFHSQQAVEKLLKAYLTSKNVKVGKSHDIAYLLQLCIHQDSDFLKLKELNVEQLTFYAVEIRYPDDFYIPSIEEAKASYELAVLVKEFILKKIEV, encoded by the coding sequence ATGAATGATATTGTGAATAATTGGATTAAAAAGGCTCTGGAGGATTTAAAGGTTGCAGAGCATGAGCTATCTTTAGAGGAAAATCAGATGGTAACAAGTGCTATTTGTTTTCATTCTCAACAAGCAGTTGAAAAGTTGCTCAAAGCTTACCTTACTTCAAAGAATGTTAAAGTCGGCAAATCTCATGATATAGCATATCTTTTACAGCTTTGTATACATCAAGATAGTGATTTTTTAAAACTAAAGGAATTAAATGTGGAGCAGCTGACATTTTATGCTGTTGAAATTAGATACCCGGATGATTTTTATATTCCGTCGATAGAAGAAGCTAAAGCTTCTTATGAATTAGCAGTGTTAGTCAAAGAATTTATTCTCAAGAAAATTGAAGTTTAA
- a CDS encoding DUF499 domain-containing protein gives MKTLFDLCKPREDVFTTRSSEDVQEISDLLSDKINPEKFFEQTYITNGMRRLFDVAFKRFSGIDDEQGVIVLRQAMGGGKTHNMIALGLLAKYPELRKKILGENYPYMYTGRIRLAVFTGRWTSSIPWVEIANQLGKQEILNKSLQNHMSAPGDREWTELLAGDPLLILLDELPLYLEYVQSIPVGETNFGKVVSIGLSNLFNSIQKKELSNVMVVVADLQAAYEQGGKLLQSALATELDKEAIRVAFSIQPVDMVTNDVYCILRKRFFKECPQDPENDLDVEEIAKAYKEVIEEGNKKGQTTVEPERIYTEIKRTYPFHPAIMELVSRFRENVNFQQTRGLIRLMRHYIRYLYREEGALAKQKYLIEPYDFDLSDYNTREEITNIKQSLENAVMHDVYSTAHITTAKAIDQKYNTTLASEVAKLILLSSLSEITKSPLGLTTSELFAYMSSPNKDLSSLANIIEEFKQNSLHTRIDANDRIYLTPMENVVACIRKFKSMYTLDEAEAVLERLLYEYFSPRNLNCYQKVYQKIVALPNDISKINVDMNNVTLIISKPYDSKGSLNPALIGFWQNQTYKNRLLFLTGSTTMYNTLLERIREYMCWENVLNELRKEGVPETDTEYQRAENEQSKMKNSVLSALRETFNKIYYPQRPYTKQTAELIPEDLKYLPAGENSDSQGTKGLDGVRALLGNNRDGEIVIQKVLLGKKYIEVNDIDEFREKVENLLFTRESMSWNEIIERAARDARWFWHPPEALENLKREMLSKGLWKESGGLVLRGEAAKDKTTVKVQFVSPDFDTGEVVLKIIPMFGDVVHYEEGDKEVSENSPVVPNINEFRTKAVKLSFLCIDSTGYHPKGDIVRYECEILLDDNIRFCDQEGRAHIKIRTAPQATVKYTTDGSNPRYNGKVAENGDITIPDNARVINVVAEKDGVFSEIKNIPVRRDVTGNIVIKQIELDYTKPVKLKLSGSKKILIFSIEELQREIELLKNYKGKFVAYSLDIYRDDDNYIVLTCKKPQGVEPTEIFTHIEKVKTNFYSDGIQNVRAVITELLFEDAKDFEEWIKQKGKTLNDFKEAITQNE, from the coding sequence ATGAAAACTCTCTTCGATCTTTGTAAACCAAGAGAAGATGTATTTACCACAAGAAGCTCAGAAGATGTTCAGGAAATCTCGGACCTTCTTTCTGACAAAATCAACCCGGAAAAGTTTTTTGAACAAACATACATAACAAACGGTATGAGAAGATTATTTGATGTTGCGTTCAAAAGATTTAGTGGAATTGACGATGAACAAGGTGTAATTGTCCTGCGACAGGCAATGGGTGGTGGCAAGACCCATAACATGATTGCCCTGGGTCTTTTGGCAAAATACCCTGAACTCAGAAAAAAGATTTTGGGCGAAAATTACCCATATATGTACACAGGCAGAATAAGACTTGCAGTATTTACTGGAAGATGGACAAGTTCTATTCCATGGGTAGAGATAGCAAACCAGCTTGGCAAACAAGAGATTTTGAACAAGTCCCTACAAAATCATATGTCTGCTCCTGGTGATAGAGAGTGGACAGAGCTTTTGGCAGGAGATCCTCTTTTGATACTGCTTGATGAGCTTCCACTGTATCTTGAGTATGTCCAGAGTATTCCAGTTGGTGAGACCAACTTTGGAAAGGTTGTTTCGATTGGGCTTTCGAATCTTTTTAATAGCATTCAGAAAAAAGAACTTTCAAACGTAATGGTGGTTGTGGCAGACCTTCAAGCAGCGTATGAGCAAGGTGGGAAACTTTTACAAAGCGCTTTAGCAACAGAACTTGACAAAGAAGCAATCCGTGTTGCCTTTTCTATCCAGCCGGTTGATATGGTTACAAATGATGTGTACTGTATTTTGAGAAAGAGGTTTTTCAAGGAGTGCCCACAAGACCCTGAAAATGATCTAGATGTAGAAGAGATTGCAAAAGCCTACAAGGAGGTTATTGAAGAAGGCAACAAAAAAGGGCAGACCACAGTTGAGCCTGAGAGAATTTACACAGAGATAAAGAGGACATATCCATTTCATCCTGCAATAATGGAGCTTGTTAGCAGATTCAGGGAAAATGTAAATTTCCAGCAGACACGCGGGCTTATTCGTCTTATGAGGCATTACATAAGATATCTTTATCGTGAAGAAGGAGCACTTGCAAAGCAAAAGTATCTCATTGAGCCATATGACTTTGACCTGAGCGATTACAACACACGCGAAGAGATTACAAACATTAAGCAGAGTTTAGAAAATGCTGTTATGCACGATGTTTATTCAACAGCTCATATTACAACTGCAAAGGCTATTGACCAAAAATATAACACAACACTGGCAAGTGAAGTTGCAAAATTGATTTTACTATCTTCACTGTCCGAAATTACAAAATCGCCCCTTGGACTTACTACAAGTGAACTTTTTGCATATATGAGCTCACCAAACAAAGATTTGAGCTCTCTTGCGAACATAATTGAAGAATTTAAGCAAAATTCATTACATACAAGAATTGATGCAAACGACAGAATATATCTTACACCAATGGAAAATGTAGTTGCGTGTATAAGAAAATTCAAAAGTATGTATACATTAGATGAAGCAGAGGCAGTGTTAGAGAGACTTCTTTATGAATATTTCTCACCCAGAAATCTAAACTGCTATCAGAAGGTGTACCAAAAGATTGTTGCTTTGCCAAATGACATATCCAAAATCAATGTGGACATGAACAATGTAACGCTAATTATTTCAAAGCCTTATGACTCAAAAGGGTCTCTTAACCCAGCACTGATTGGTTTTTGGCAAAATCAAACTTACAAAAATAGACTTCTCTTTTTAACAGGTTCTACTACCATGTATAATACGCTTTTAGAGAGAATAAGAGAGTATATGTGTTGGGAAAACGTGCTAAATGAGCTCAGAAAAGAAGGTGTTCCAGAGACTGACACAGAATATCAACGAGCAGAAAATGAGCAGAGTAAGATGAAAAATTCGGTTTTATCAGCATTAAGAGAGACTTTCAACAAGATTTACTATCCACAAAGGCCATATACCAAGCAGACTGCTGAACTTATCCCTGAAGATTTAAAATATCTGCCAGCAGGGGAAAATAGTGATTCTCAAGGTACAAAAGGGTTAGATGGAGTTAGGGCTCTTCTTGGCAACAACCGAGATGGAGAGATTGTCATACAAAAAGTCCTACTTGGGAAAAAATACATAGAAGTAAATGACATTGACGAGTTTCGCGAAAAGGTAGAAAATCTTTTGTTCACAAGAGAATCAATGAGCTGGAACGAGATTATTGAAAGAGCAGCGCGGGATGCGAGGTGGTTCTGGCATCCACCAGAGGCCCTGGAGAATTTAAAGCGCGAGATGCTTTCAAAAGGTTTGTGGAAAGAAAGTGGAGGGCTTGTTTTAAGAGGTGAGGCAGCAAAGGACAAAACAACAGTAAAAGTTCAATTTGTATCCCCTGACTTTGACACAGGCGAGGTAGTTTTAAAGATCATACCAATGTTTGGTGACGTTGTACATTATGAAGAGGGTGATAAGGAGGTATCAGAGAACTCACCGGTTGTGCCAAATATTAATGAGTTCAGGACAAAAGCAGTAAAGCTCAGTTTCCTTTGCATTGATTCAACTGGGTATCATCCAAAAGGTGATATTGTGAGATATGAATGTGAAATTTTACTTGACGATAATATAAGATTTTGCGACCAAGAAGGCAGAGCTCACATAAAAATAAGAACAGCACCGCAGGCAACTGTGAAGTATACAACAGATGGTTCAAACCCGCGCTATAATGGCAAAGTTGCCGAAAATGGTGATATTACAATTCCAGATAATGCAAGGGTAATTAATGTGGTTGCAGAAAAGGATGGTGTTTTTTCAGAGATAAAAAATATTCCTGTGAGAAGAGATGTTACAGGAAATATAGTAATTAAGCAAATAGAACTTGATTATACAAAACCGGTCAAATTAAAACTTTCAGGTAGCAAGAAAATTCTGATTTTTAGTATAGAAGAACTTCAAAGAGAAATTGAACTGTTGAAAAATTACAAAGGAAAGTTTGTTGCCTATTCTCTTGATATTTATAGAGATGATGATAACTATATTGTCCTGACATGTAAAAAGCCACAAGGGGTAGAACCAACCGAGATTTTTACACATATTGAAAAGGTCAAAACCAACTTCTATAGTGATGGGATTCAAAACGTGAGAGCTGTTATTACAGAACTGTTATTTGAAGATGCAAAAGACTTTGAAGAATGGATAAAACAAAAAGGCAAGACGCTTAATGACTTCAAGGAGGCAATAACACAGAATGAGTAA
- a CDS encoding DUF3780 domain-containing protein, which yields MSKSKKKDAATSIGFGYVPSETQHHFMVVIPQGKNETVKVYERFIWQEGKEVQDIDENSPLHNQLKVIVPKWLWQRVAPYVAQEFNFRLEKEGFKKSKWKVGQNPVHRLLGKELVVLLWALEDCTDDSQVPVAIVNWQGLRPEERWWLYGVTNAATGRVNDRKGWRMALKYALLDNPVSQKQIKQLDFESIKEQKVIYEE from the coding sequence ATGAGTAAATCTAAAAAGAAAGACGCTGCAACTTCAATTGGCTTTGGATATGTTCCATCTGAAACGCAGCACCATTTTATGGTGGTAATTCCTCAAGGGAAGAACGAAACAGTAAAGGTGTATGAAAGATTTATATGGCAAGAAGGGAAGGAAGTACAAGATATTGATGAGAACAGTCCTCTTCACAACCAGCTCAAAGTAATTGTTCCCAAATGGTTATGGCAGAGAGTTGCACCTTATGTTGCACAGGAGTTCAATTTTCGGCTTGAAAAGGAGGGTTTTAAGAAATCTAAGTGGAAAGTTGGGCAAAATCCAGTTCACAGACTTTTGGGGAAAGAACTTGTGGTTTTGCTCTGGGCACTGGAAGATTGCACTGATGATTCGCAGGTGCCTGTTGCAATTGTCAACTGGCAGGGCTTGCGACCAGAAGAGAGATGGTGGTTATATGGTGTTACAAATGCTGCAACAGGCAGGGTAAATGACAGAAAAGGTTGGAGAATGGCACTAAAATATGCTTTGCTTGATAATCCAGTAAGTCAAAAACAAATTAAACAGCTTGACTTTGAAAGCATCAAAGAACAAAAAGTTATATATGAAGAGTAA
- a CDS encoding anti-phage-associated DUF1156 domain-containing protein — MEKSFIEVQFPVSKLSKEAFKERKAGAGQTLTGLGKWWGRKPLVLVRALLLGVLLPATDDPKKDMKIFLKLMAMDEEGLKLRRKSSISARDLFEFATEEEKTRYFDVTDDGKISYKKDLKKAEREEIQEKIFKRMPYEQKLKYCKRPEEIENLPKSAWDEINEHLGTNAYSYSSLVEELGKKRFGQIPTVGDCFCGGGSIPFEAARLGFGVFASDLNPIAMLLTWAALNLLSLPEDEIEKLKDFQKRVFEAADKIVTQWQIEHNSKGHRANAYLYCVETICPECGFKVPLLPSLVIGKNSKTVAVLHENPVKKGFDIEIKMNVSQSELEQAAKNGTVKDGYLICPHCKMETSISSIRGDKVDESGKTIWGLRRWEKHEFIPREDDVFQERLYCIRYEDEKGQRYYKAPDDEDLERERKVIELLKERFDEWQQKGYIPSDMIEEGEKTNEPIRTRGWAYWHQLFNPRQLLLHGLLMELIDKEARTKEEKIVGLLGVNRCVTWNSKLCLWDNTREDNGKNTFYNQALNTLFNFNVRGLTVLPWFLDSLKPYLLSNSHKIVYPTDARDVNQSCHIWITDPPYADAINYHELSEFFLAWDKKFLKEVFPDWYTDSKRALAVRGDRELFKAAFTEILKNIVSNMPENGYFVLMFTHQDSQVFADLTEILLSSGLLSVNAWSIATETEDNMSEGNFVQSTVCVVLKKIDRTQLEPVFIEELYPFGKEEVERQIKLMYELDKDEAEPNFSPTDLELSGYYAALRVLTSCNLKATNQKIKEFLDSMREYASSYIVPEGLKYLGFDQDTIYEIWRKMESYEKFYIRGIEFETRGEKRIGAYQDAARSLGVADYDELFAIKKSNSTRLKTASELGQELLDTKHAFSTTILRYCLFAINSAIKKDQEINDTAEAVALSHEMLKTKLGTKYWNNKTKIEIIFRYLARLEKIDGMEHWQNDSKIASYLAERVANDRL; from the coding sequence ATGGAGAAATCTTTTATAGAGGTTCAATTCCCAGTTTCAAAACTTTCAAAGGAGGCATTTAAAGAGCGAAAAGCAGGTGCAGGACAGACATTAACAGGACTTGGCAAATGGTGGGGCAGAAAACCTCTTGTGCTTGTGCGTGCACTACTTTTGGGAGTTCTTTTGCCTGCAACAGATGATCCAAAAAAAGATATGAAGATTTTTCTCAAGCTTATGGCTATGGACGAAGAAGGCTTAAAGCTGAGAAGAAAAAGCAGCATATCAGCAAGAGATCTTTTTGAATTTGCAACAGAGGAGGAAAAGACAAGATATTTCGATGTTACAGATGATGGGAAGATAAGCTACAAAAAAGACTTAAAAAAAGCTGAAAGGGAAGAAATTCAAGAAAAAATATTTAAAAGGATGCCGTATGAACAGAAGCTAAAATATTGCAAGCGACCTGAAGAAATAGAAAATCTACCCAAGAGTGCTTGGGATGAGATAAATGAACATCTTGGAACAAATGCATATTCGTATTCATCTCTTGTTGAAGAGCTTGGCAAAAAAAGATTTGGTCAGATTCCAACAGTTGGGGATTGCTTTTGCGGTGGAGGGAGTATTCCATTTGAAGCAGCAAGGCTGGGGTTTGGTGTTTTTGCGTCAGACTTAAATCCAATTGCAATGCTTCTTACGTGGGCTGCTTTGAATCTTTTAAGCTTGCCCGAAGATGAGATTGAAAAACTAAAAGACTTTCAAAAAAGAGTATTTGAAGCAGCAGACAAGATTGTAACTCAGTGGCAGATCGAGCACAACTCAAAAGGGCATAGAGCAAATGCATATTTATACTGCGTTGAGACAATTTGCCCTGAATGTGGTTTCAAAGTACCTCTACTACCTTCTTTGGTAATTGGCAAAAATTCTAAAACTGTTGCTGTGTTGCACGAAAACCCAGTTAAAAAAGGATTTGATATAGAAATCAAAATGAATGTCAGCCAATCAGAGCTCGAACAAGCAGCTAAAAACGGAACTGTAAAGGATGGTTATCTAATTTGTCCACATTGTAAAATGGAAACAAGTATTTCGTCAATTAGGGGAGATAAGGTTGATGAGAGTGGCAAAACAATTTGGGGGCTAAGGCGCTGGGAAAAACATGAATTTATACCAAGAGAAGATGATGTTTTTCAAGAAAGATTGTATTGCATAAGATATGAGGATGAAAAAGGGCAAAGATATTACAAAGCCCCGGATGATGAGGATTTAGAAAGAGAAAGGAAAGTTATAGAGCTTTTGAAAGAAAGGTTTGATGAGTGGCAGCAAAAAGGGTATATTCCAAGTGATATGATTGAAGAAGGGGAGAAGACGAACGAACCTATACGAACACGCGGTTGGGCTTACTGGCATCAGCTTTTCAATCCACGACAGTTACTTTTACATGGGCTTTTGATGGAGCTTATTGACAAAGAGGCAAGAACAAAAGAGGAAAAAATTGTGGGGCTACTGGGGGTTAATAGGTGTGTTACGTGGAATTCTAAGTTATGTCTATGGGACAATACGCGTGAGGATAATGGGAAGAACACATTTTACAATCAGGCATTGAATACGTTGTTCAATTTTAATGTAAGAGGGTTGACTGTTTTACCATGGTTTTTAGACAGTTTAAAGCCTTATTTGTTGTCAAATAGTCACAAAATAGTTTATCCTACCGATGCCCGCGATGTAAATCAATCCTGCCACATTTGGATAACAGACCCACCTTATGCCGATGCAATAAATTACCATGAGCTATCAGAGTTCTTCTTAGCATGGGATAAGAAGTTTTTGAAAGAAGTTTTTCCAGATTGGTATACAGACAGCAAAAGGGCATTGGCAGTTCGGGGCGACCGCGAACTGTTTAAAGCAGCTTTTACAGAGATTCTTAAAAACATAGTTTCTAATATGCCTGAAAATGGCTATTTTGTCCTCATGTTTACACACCAGGACTCACAGGTTTTTGCAGACCTAACAGAAATTTTGCTCAGCTCAGGGCTTTTGTCTGTCAATGCATGGAGCATTGCAACAGAGACAGAGGACAATATGTCAGAGGGCAATTTTGTGCAGTCAACTGTGTGTGTTGTTCTAAAGAAGATTGATAGAACTCAACTTGAGCCTGTATTTATTGAAGAGCTGTATCCTTTTGGCAAAGAAGAGGTAGAAAGGCAGATAAAGCTCATGTATGAGCTTGACAAAGATGAAGCAGAACCTAATTTTAGTCCAACAGATTTGGAGCTGTCAGGCTACTATGCAGCATTGCGTGTTTTGACATCCTGCAATCTTAAAGCAACAAACCAGAAGATTAAAGAATTTTTGGATTCCATGCGCGAATATGCAAGCAGCTACATAGTACCAGAAGGTTTGAAATACCTTGGGTTTGACCAAGATACCATTTATGAAATCTGGCGCAAGATGGAAAGCTATGAGAAGTTTTATATAAGAGGCATCGAGTTTGAAACAAGGGGCGAAAAAAGAATAGGTGCATATCAAGATGCTGCAAGGAGTCTTGGTGTTGCTGATTATGATGAACTTTTTGCAATTAAAAAATCAAATTCGACAAGACTGAAGACAGCAAGCGAGCTTGGGCAAGAACTTCTTGATACCAAACATGCGTTTAGTACAACAATCTTGCGTTACTGTCTTTTCGCAATAAATAGCGCAATAAAAAAAGACCAGGAAATAAATGACACTGCCGAAGCGGTTGCACTTTCACATGAGATGCTAAAGACCAAACTTGGAACAAAATACTGGAACAACAAAACTAAGATAGAGATAATATTCAGATACCTTGCAAGGCTTGAGAAAATTGATGGTATGGAACACTGGCAAAACGACTCAAAAATAGCTTCATATCTTGCTGAGCGTGTGGCAAACGATAGACTGTAA